One window of the Candidatus Nanopelagicales bacterium genome contains the following:
- the era gene encoding GTPase Era — translation MSDPHADPVEHRSGFVCLVGRPNVGKSTLTNALVGQKVAITSSRPQTTRHTVRGIVHRPDAQLVLVDTPGLHRPRTLLGERLNDLVRTTWAEVDVIGFCVPADQSVGPGDRFIAAELARIPRSPKVAVVTKTDLVSRDTVAERLAEVAALGDETGVAWAEVVPVSAHSGEQVRLLEDLLVALLPPGPALYPEGELTDEPEQVMVAELVREAALEGVRDELPHSIAVVVEEMAPRPDRPADRPLVDIHAVLFVERSSQKAIVIGRGGERLKKVGTAARRQIEALLGTPVYLDLRVKVAPDWQRDPKQLGRLGF, via the coding sequence AACGCGCTGGTGGGCCAGAAGGTGGCGATCACGTCCAGCCGGCCGCAGACCACCCGGCACACGGTGCGCGGCATCGTGCACCGGCCCGACGCGCAGCTGGTGCTGGTCGACACGCCGGGACTGCACCGCCCCCGGACCCTGCTCGGGGAGCGGCTCAACGACTTGGTCCGCACCACCTGGGCCGAGGTGGACGTCATCGGGTTCTGCGTGCCCGCCGACCAGTCGGTCGGCCCCGGCGACCGCTTCATCGCCGCGGAGCTGGCCCGCATCCCGCGCAGTCCGAAGGTCGCGGTGGTCACCAAGACCGACCTGGTGTCGCGCGACACCGTTGCCGAGCGGCTGGCCGAGGTGGCCGCGCTGGGAGACGAGACGGGGGTCGCCTGGGCCGAGGTCGTACCCGTCTCGGCGCACTCCGGGGAGCAGGTGCGGCTGCTGGAGGACCTGCTGGTGGCGCTGCTGCCGCCGGGCCCGGCGCTGTACCCCGAGGGCGAGCTCACCGACGAGCCGGAGCAGGTCATGGTCGCCGAGCTGGTGCGGGAGGCGGCCCTGGAGGGGGTCCGCGACGAGCTGCCGCACTCGATCGCGGTCGTCGTGGAGGAGATGGCACCCCGGCCGGACCGGCCCGCGGACCGCCCCCTGGTGGACATCCACGCGGTGCTGTTCGTGGAGCGCTCCAGCCAGAAGGCGATCGTGATCGGCCGCGGCGGGGAGCGCCTGAAGAAGGTCGGGACCGCCGCCCGCCGGCAGATCGAGGCGCTGCTCGGCACCCCGGTCTACCTGGACTTGCGGGTCAAGGTCGCCCCCGACTGGCAGCGCGACCCCAAGCAGCTCGGCCGCCTGGGCTTCTAG
- a CDS encoding GNAT family N-acetyltransferase, translating to MSATRGRSRGGPPDDLLDAVDAYLDAAPRSSARAVDVAAFRVFVAEGSPWPFYARPRRDHPAPTADDVASALAYLRAHDLPESFEWVHERTPALGDLLADAGLRVVLHPLLVAPDGVGRADGGSVAGVAVRVLDADDPALPAAQVVAELGFAAPGTGVGPAGPADRDARLAVRDPSADDHVRSRVASGLSVVAVVETDEGVVATGTHQPVGDASEIVGVATLPSHRRRGLAGAVVAALAADAVAHGVGLLLLSAGDDDVARVYERVGFARVGHAGAAEPG from the coding sequence GTGAGCGCGACCCGCGGGCGATCCCGGGGCGGGCCGCCGGACGACCTGCTGGACGCCGTGGACGCCTACCTCGACGCCGCACCGCGGTCGTCCGCCCGGGCGGTCGACGTCGCGGCGTTCCGGGTGTTCGTCGCGGAGGGGTCGCCCTGGCCGTTCTACGCCCGCCCGCGCCGGGACCACCCGGCGCCGACGGCGGACGACGTCGCGTCGGCGCTGGCGTACCTGCGGGCGCACGACCTGCCCGAGTCGTTCGAGTGGGTGCACGAGCGCACCCCGGCGCTGGGCGACCTGCTCGCGGACGCCGGGCTGCGCGTGGTGCTGCACCCGCTGCTGGTCGCGCCGGACGGTGTCGGCCGCGCAGACGGGGGCAGCGTCGCCGGTGTCGCCGTCCGGGTCCTGGACGCCGACGATCCGGCGCTGCCCGCCGCCCAGGTCGTGGCCGAGCTCGGCTTCGCCGCCCCCGGCACGGGCGTCGGGCCGGCCGGCCCGGCGGACCGGGACGCACGGCTCGCCGTACGGGACCCGTCGGCGGACGACCACGTGCGGTCCCGGGTGGCCTCGGGGCTGAGCGTGGTCGCGGTGGTGGAGACCGACGAGGGGGTCGTGGCCACCGGGACGCACCAACCGGTCGGGGACGCGTCGGAGATCGTCGGCGTCGCGACCCTGCCCAGCCACCGGCGCCGGGGGCTGGCCGGCGCCGTGGTCGCCGCGCTGGCTGCGGACGCCGTCGCGCACGGGGTCGGCCTGCTGCTGCTGTCCGCCGGCGACGACGACGTGGCGCGGGTCTACGAGCGGGTCGGCTTCGCCCGGGTCGGCCACGCCGGGGCCGCCGAGCCGGGCTGA
- a CDS encoding AI-2E family transporter: MSKRTEPDGGQQAGHEGGGQRFHLPLSGLVRRDPDDLALETSLPPAATEPEEPELTPSSSLQYVAFEPKRLRRAVVLVLLLFVALQFATWAFESVGHFLFLILLAWLLAIAMEPSVSFFARRGFRRGFGTGVTLLGLVLAVVALLGLFGGLFFTQLAGLVQALPTLVVDIVAWLNSTFSLNLDPNEITDRLNLTAGEITGIASNLAGGVFGIVGSLVGVLFDTLTVLVFSFYIAADGPRLRRTIGSWLPPARQRVFVTVWDIAIEKTGGFVVSKVILATLSAFFHSVFFAVINIPYWLPMGVFAGIVSQFIPTIGTYIGVAIPAVFAAFDDPLDVLWIVLFATVYQQVENYVFTPKVSRATMDIHPALALASVFIGAAFFGPIGAIIGIPLAAAIIAVVDTYGQRYELVPELSEHAAPTRRDGARTRDGGEQRGGGRSDAAPPTG, from the coding sequence ATGTCGAAGCGGACGGAGCCCGACGGCGGGCAACAGGCCGGCCACGAGGGTGGCGGCCAGCGCTTCCACCTGCCCCTGTCCGGACTGGTCCGCCGCGACCCGGACGACCTGGCGCTGGAGACGTCCCTCCCCCCGGCCGCCACGGAGCCCGAGGAGCCCGAGCTCACCCCCTCGAGCTCGCTGCAGTACGTCGCCTTCGAGCCGAAGCGACTGCGCCGGGCCGTGGTGCTGGTGCTGCTGCTGTTCGTCGCGCTGCAGTTCGCCACCTGGGCGTTCGAGTCGGTGGGCCACTTCCTGTTCCTGATCCTGCTCGCCTGGCTGCTCGCCATCGCGATGGAGCCCTCGGTGTCCTTCTTCGCCCGCCGCGGGTTCCGCCGCGGGTTCGGCACCGGCGTCACCCTGCTCGGGCTGGTGCTGGCGGTCGTCGCGCTGCTGGGCCTGTTCGGCGGGCTGTTCTTCACCCAGCTGGCCGGCCTGGTGCAGGCCCTGCCGACCCTGGTGGTCGACATCGTCGCCTGGCTGAACTCCACCTTCAGCCTCAACCTGGACCCCAACGAGATCACCGATCGGCTCAACCTCACCGCCGGGGAGATCACCGGGATCGCCAGCAACCTCGCGGGCGGGGTGTTCGGCATCGTCGGGTCGCTGGTGGGCGTCCTGTTCGACACGTTGACCGTGCTGGTGTTCTCGTTCTACATCGCCGCGGACGGTCCCCGGCTGCGCCGCACGATCGGGTCGTGGCTGCCTCCGGCCCGCCAGCGGGTCTTCGTCACCGTGTGGGACATCGCGATCGAGAAGACCGGCGGCTTCGTGGTCTCGAAGGTGATCCTGGCGACGCTGTCGGCGTTCTTCCACTCGGTGTTCTTCGCGGTCATCAACATCCCGTACTGGCTGCCGATGGGCGTGTTCGCGGGCATCGTCAGCCAGTTCATCCCGACCATCGGGACCTACATCGGGGTCGCGATCCCGGCCGTGTTCGCGGCCTTCGACGACCCGCTGGACGTGCTGTGGATCGTTCTGTTCGCCACCGTGTACCAGCAGGTCGAGAACTACGTGTTCACCCCCAAGGTCAGCCGCGCGACCATGGACATCCATCCGGCCCTCGCCCTGGCGTCGGTGTTCATCGGCGCGGCCTTCTTCGGCCCGATCGGGGCGATCATCGGCATCCCGCTGGCCGCCGCCATCATCGCGGTCGTCGACACCTACGGCCAGCGCTACGAGCTGGTGCCGGAGCTGTCCGAGCACGCGGCCCCGACGCGCAGGGACGGGGCGCGGACGCGCGACGGCGGCGAGCAGCGCGGCGGTGGGCGGAGCGACGCCGCCCCGCCCACCGGGTGA
- the recO gene encoding DNA repair protein RecO, translating into MPLYRDEAVVLRTQKLGEADRIVTLLTRGRGRVRAVAKGVRRTSSRFGARLEPFGHVDVQCYEGRSLDTVTQAESLAAYGAVLSTDYTRWTAGTAMLETAERLTPEEGEPAVQQYLLLVGGLRALVADEHDAGLVLDAYLLRSLAVAGWSPSFEECARCGAPGPHRSFSVSSGGAVCPDCRVPGSATPSPSTLALLGALLSGDWAVADASDPRDRRQGSGLVAAYLQWHLERGLRSLPLVERA; encoded by the coding sequence GTGCCGCTCTACCGGGACGAGGCCGTCGTGCTGCGCACGCAGAAGCTGGGCGAGGCCGACCGCATCGTCACCCTGCTGACGCGCGGACGCGGCCGGGTCCGCGCGGTGGCCAAGGGGGTGCGGCGCACCTCCAGCCGCTTCGGCGCCCGGCTGGAACCGTTCGGCCACGTCGACGTGCAGTGCTACGAGGGCCGGTCGCTGGACACCGTGACGCAGGCGGAGTCCCTCGCCGCGTACGGGGCTGTGCTGTCGACCGACTACACCCGGTGGACCGCGGGCACGGCGATGCTGGAGACCGCGGAGCGGCTCACCCCGGAGGAGGGGGAGCCGGCGGTCCAGCAGTACCTCCTGCTCGTGGGCGGGCTGCGCGCGCTGGTCGCTGACGAGCACGACGCCGGCCTGGTGCTCGACGCCTACCTGCTGCGCTCCCTGGCGGTCGCGGGCTGGTCCCCGTCGTTCGAGGAGTGCGCCCGCTGCGGCGCCCCGGGCCCGCACCGGTCGTTCTCGGTCTCCTCCGGCGGCGCGGTGTGCCCCGACTGTCGGGTCCCCGGGTCGGCGACGCCGTCGCCGTCGACGCTGGCCCTGCTGGGGGCGCTGCTGTCCGGTGACTGGGCGGTGGCCGACGCCAGCGACCCGCGGGACCGGCGGCAGGGCAGCGGCCTGGTCGCGGCCTACCTGCAGTGGCACCTCGAGCGCGGGCTGCGCTCCCTGCCGCTGGTGGAGCGGGCGTGA
- a CDS encoding isoprenyl transferase, whose amino-acid sequence MSRRAERAARAAADKATGRTAPVRQPTPHPTGARPPVIPADLVPRHVALVMDGNGRWAKQRGLPRTAGHEAGEASLLDCVHGAIELGVGWLSAYAFSTENWKRSPDEVRFLMGFNRDVIRRRRDEMNELGVRIRWAGRRPRLWKSVIEELEVAERMTRHNDVLTLTMCVNYGGRAEIADAAAAIARGVRDGRIDPDRVDERTLARHLDEPGMPDVDLFVRSSGEQRISNFLLWQVAYAELVFLDTLWPDFDRRHLWHACELYASRDRRYGGAQPNPEPGA is encoded by the coding sequence GTGAGCCGCCGCGCCGAGCGGGCGGCCCGCGCCGCGGCCGACAAGGCCACCGGCCGGACCGCTCCGGTCCGGCAGCCGACACCCCACCCCACCGGGGCGCGTCCGCCCGTGATCCCCGCGGACCTGGTGCCGCGGCACGTCGCCCTGGTGATGGACGGCAACGGCCGGTGGGCGAAGCAGCGCGGGCTGCCGCGCACCGCGGGCCACGAGGCGGGGGAGGCGAGCCTGCTCGACTGCGTGCACGGGGCGATCGAGCTCGGCGTCGGCTGGCTGTCGGCCTACGCCTTCTCCACCGAGAACTGGAAACGCTCCCCGGACGAGGTCCGCTTCCTGATGGGGTTCAACCGGGACGTGATCCGCAGGCGGCGCGACGAGATGAACGAGCTCGGGGTCCGGATCCGCTGGGCCGGCCGGCGCCCCCGGCTGTGGAAGTCGGTCATCGAGGAGCTCGAGGTCGCCGAGCGGATGACCCGGCACAACGACGTGCTCACCCTGACCATGTGCGTCAACTACGGCGGCCGGGCCGAGATTGCCGACGCCGCAGCGGCTATCGCACGCGGGGTGCGCGACGGCCGGATCGACCCCGACCGGGTGGACGAGCGCACCCTGGCCCGCCACCTCGACGAGCCGGGCATGCCCGACGTCGACCTGTTCGTCCGGTCCTCCGGCGAGCAACGCATCAGCAACTTCCTGCTCTGGCAGGTTGCGTACGCGGAGCTCGTCTTCCTCGACACGCTCTGGCCCGACTTCGACCGTCGGCACCTGTGGCACGCCTGCGAGCTGTACGCCTCGCGCGACCGTCGCTACGGGGGTGCCCAGCCCAACCCGGAGCCGGGCGCGTGA
- a CDS encoding cation diffusion facilitator family transporter — MTGGHAHGATGLRNRRRLLVALLLGLVVLAAEVVGAWLTGSLALLADAGHVVTDVAGVALALAAVTYAQRPPTPTRTFGTLRAEVLAAAVNGLVLLGVATYVVVEAIRRWNEEDAVDGGLMLVFGVIGLVANALALAVLSRGARESLNVRGAYLEVLGDLLGSIAVIVAAVVIAVTGWDRADVVASLAIAALMVPRTLSLLRDVVHVLLEGTPRGVDLAEVRRHITEVEGVRDVHELHAWTITSGVPVLSAHVVVDDEVFASGGTGPLLDRLTECLGGCFEVDHCTFQLEPAEHARHEDADHA, encoded by the coding sequence GTGACGGGCGGTCACGCCCACGGGGCGACGGGCCTGCGCAACCGGCGCCGGCTGCTGGTCGCGCTGCTGCTGGGCCTCGTCGTGCTGGCGGCGGAGGTCGTCGGCGCGTGGCTCACCGGGAGCCTGGCGCTGCTCGCGGACGCCGGCCACGTGGTCACCGACGTCGCCGGCGTCGCGCTGGCCCTGGCGGCCGTCACCTACGCGCAGCGCCCGCCCACGCCGACGCGGACGTTCGGGACGCTGCGCGCGGAGGTGCTCGCCGCGGCTGTCAACGGCCTGGTGCTGCTGGGCGTCGCCACGTACGTCGTGGTCGAGGCGATCCGGCGCTGGAACGAGGAGGACGCCGTCGACGGCGGCCTGATGCTCGTGTTCGGCGTGATCGGGCTGGTCGCGAACGCGCTCGCGCTCGCGGTGCTGTCCCGGGGGGCCCGGGAGAGCCTCAACGTGCGGGGGGCCTACCTGGAGGTGCTCGGCGACCTGCTCGGCTCGATCGCGGTGATCGTGGCCGCGGTCGTGATCGCGGTGACCGGGTGGGACCGGGCCGACGTCGTGGCCTCCCTGGCGATCGCGGCGCTGATGGTGCCGCGCACCCTGTCGCTGCTGCGCGACGTGGTGCACGTGCTGCTGGAGGGCACGCCCCGCGGGGTGGACCTGGCCGAGGTGCGCCGGCACATCACCGAGGTCGAGGGGGTCCGGGACGTGCACGAGCTGCACGCCTGGACCATCACCAGCGGGGTGCCGGTGCTGTCCGCGCACGTGGTCGTCGACGACGAGGTGTTCGCCAGCGGGGGCACCGGGCCGCTGCTGGACCGCCTGACCGAGTGCCTGGGCGGCTGCTTCGAGGTCGACCACTGCACGTTCCAGCTCGAACCGGCCGAGCACGCCCGGCACGAGGACGCCGACCACGCCTGA
- a CDS encoding Fur family transcriptional regulator, whose translation MSGAGITAGAVPGRRATRQRVAVAALLDEVADFRSAQELHDLLRQRGDNVGLTTVYRTLQALADSGEVDVLLADDGEARYRRCSSGHHHHLVCRECGATVEVSGAGVERWAAQMAAEYGYTDISHTLEIFGRCAACSR comes from the coding sequence GTGAGCGGAGCAGGAATCACCGCCGGCGCCGTCCCTGGTCGCCGCGCCACCCGGCAGCGCGTCGCGGTCGCCGCACTGCTCGACGAGGTCGCGGACTTCCGCTCGGCGCAGGAGCTGCACGACCTGCTCCGCCAGCGCGGGGACAACGTCGGGCTCACCACGGTCTACCGCACCCTGCAGGCGCTGGCCGACTCCGGCGAGGTCGACGTGCTGCTCGCTGACGACGGCGAGGCGCGCTACCGCCGATGCAGCTCGGGCCACCACCACCACCTGGTCTGCCGGGAGTGCGGTGCCACCGTGGAGGTCTCGGGTGCGGGGGTCGAGCGCTGGGCCGCGCAGATGGCCGCGGAGTACGGCTACACCGACATCAGCCACACCCTGGAGATCTTCGGCCGCTGCGCGGCCTGCTCCCGCTGA
- a CDS encoding metal ABC transporter permease has protein sequence MDLLDFDFMRRALAAAAVVGLVAPLIGVFLVQRRLALLGDGMGHVALTGVGLAFLLGTAPVPTALVTAAAGAVVIEIIRARSRTAGDLALALIFYGGIAGGVLFTSLSSAGTSTALNQYLFGSLSTVAPEDLVALGAVAAIVLVTLAVFGREIFAMSLDPDVARVQGVRTTRMSMLLTVLAAITVVIGMRTVGLLLVSAIMIVPIAAAQQLTRSFRATMVVGVVVGVLAAVSGLVGSYYLDVPPGPSIVILALALFGVCAAVAVPLRRRRRAVPT, from the coding sequence ATGGACCTGCTCGACTTCGACTTCATGCGCCGGGCGCTGGCGGCGGCCGCGGTCGTGGGGCTGGTGGCCCCGCTGATCGGGGTGTTCCTGGTGCAGCGCCGGCTGGCGCTGCTCGGCGACGGCATGGGGCACGTGGCCCTCACCGGCGTGGGCCTGGCGTTCCTGCTCGGCACCGCGCCGGTCCCGACCGCGCTGGTCACCGCCGCGGCGGGAGCGGTCGTCATCGAGATCATCCGGGCCCGCAGCCGCACCGCCGGCGACCTGGCACTCGCGCTGATCTTCTACGGCGGCATCGCCGGTGGCGTGCTGTTCACGTCGCTGTCGTCGGCGGGTACGTCGACCGCGCTGAACCAGTACCTGTTCGGGTCGCTGTCGACGGTCGCGCCGGAGGACCTGGTCGCGCTGGGGGCCGTCGCCGCGATCGTCCTGGTCACGCTGGCGGTCTTCGGCCGCGAGATCTTCGCGATGTCGCTGGACCCGGACGTGGCGCGGGTCCAGGGCGTGCGCACCACCCGGATGAGCATGCTGCTCACGGTCCTGGCGGCGATCACCGTCGTGATCGGCATGCGCACCGTGGGGCTGCTGCTGGTGAGCGCCATCATGATCGTCCCGATCGCGGCGGCGCAGCAGCTGACCAGGTCCTTCCGGGCCACCATGGTCGTCGGGGTCGTCGTCGGTGTCCTGGCCGCGGTGTCCGGCCTGGTCGGGTCCTACTACCTCGACGTCCCCCCGGGCCCGAGCATCGTGATCCTCGCGCTGGCGCTGTTCGGGGTGTGTGCTGCCGTCGCGGTCCCGCTGCGTCGGCGCCGGCGGGCGGTACCGACGTGA
- a CDS encoding metal ABC transporter ATP-binding protein: MTPSPTTPPFALHRGCVDYDGVCVVDEVDLVIEPGEFVAVLGENGTGKTTLVRALLGLEPISHGRLEIYGQPASRFRDWDLLAYVPQRLAATGTVPVSVLETVLAARVSPRRRFRPGLAAAHAAAREALEAVGLWDRRHERLDTLSGGQQRRVMIAGALAVDAQTLVLDEPTAGVDAESQARLARTLAELEQQGRTIVLVTHELGPIADLATRVVVLGHGQHGSVVYDGPPPPPARALHDHVVHHDDADVPVNPEPPLGLMEA, encoded by the coding sequence ATGACCCCCTCCCCCACCACCCCGCCCTTCGCGCTGCACCGCGGCTGCGTCGACTACGACGGCGTCTGCGTCGTCGACGAGGTGGATCTCGTCATCGAGCCGGGCGAGTTCGTCGCCGTGCTGGGCGAGAACGGCACCGGCAAGACGACGCTGGTGCGCGCCCTGCTCGGCCTGGAGCCGATCAGCCACGGTCGGCTGGAGATCTACGGCCAGCCGGCGTCGCGGTTCCGCGACTGGGACCTGCTCGCGTACGTCCCGCAGCGGCTCGCGGCCACCGGGACCGTCCCGGTGTCGGTCCTCGAGACCGTCCTCGCCGCCCGGGTCAGCCCGCGGCGGCGCTTCCGCCCCGGGTTGGCCGCGGCCCACGCCGCGGCCCGTGAGGCGCTGGAGGCCGTCGGGCTGTGGGACCGGCGGCACGAACGCCTGGACACCCTGTCCGGGGGCCAGCAGCGCCGGGTCATGATCGCCGGCGCGCTCGCGGTCGACGCGCAGACCCTGGTGCTGGACGAGCCGACCGCCGGGGTGGACGCGGAGAGCCAGGCCCGGCTCGCCCGTACCCTCGCCGAGCTCGAGCAGCAGGGGCGCACGATCGTCCTGGTCACGCACGAGCTCGGCCCGATCGCCGACCTGGCCACCCGGGTCGTGGTCCTCGGCCACGGGCAGCACGGGTCGGTGGTCTACGACGGACCGCCGCCGCCGCCCGCCCGGGCCCTGCACGACCACGTGGTCCACCACGACGACGCGGACGTCCCGGTCAACCCCGAGCCGCCGCTGGGCCTGATGGAGGCCTGA